The Verrucomicrobiota bacterium genome has a segment encoding these proteins:
- a CDS encoding esterase-like activity of phytase family protein, producing MLIRSPWVFARVLSSTLALIASLAQALGQNQTLSPATPAAAPAGPETSKKSSPHFKLELGAFWQLNVPGDRFDASGLLWAANGELPTINDRGPELYRVIFGSRSNVADVVLKTNGFSPAQLRKFAGIKRNRYDGEGIAQDEQGRIYICEETDRWILRLDSATDSVEKLPIDWSPVSDYFSRDSNASFEGIAVGEGKLYLANERSRARSTIMPPTSTTPICASSNAAFGCSSARAGRCCAWTLQRGKSSPNLILATLNFGPTSPISRPFPPGPWKAWPSPRPTSGC from the coding sequence ATGTTGATTCGTTCACCTTGGGTCTTCGCCCGCGTCCTCTCCAGCACGCTGGCGTTGATCGCTTCCTTGGCCCAAGCCTTGGGCCAGAATCAAACCCTATCGCCGGCGACGCCCGCTGCCGCTCCGGCCGGCCCGGAAACCAGCAAGAAATCATCCCCTCACTTCAAACTCGAACTCGGCGCCTTCTGGCAGCTCAACGTGCCGGGCGACCGCTTCGATGCCTCGGGATTGTTGTGGGCAGCGAACGGCGAACTGCCGACGATCAACGATCGCGGGCCCGAACTCTACCGCGTGATCTTCGGCTCGCGATCGAACGTTGCCGACGTCGTGCTGAAAACCAACGGATTCTCCCCGGCGCAACTGCGCAAGTTTGCCGGAATCAAGCGCAACCGGTACGACGGCGAAGGGATCGCCCAAGACGAGCAAGGCCGCATCTATATCTGCGAAGAAACCGACCGCTGGATCTTGCGCTTGGACTCCGCGACGGATTCCGTCGAAAAACTGCCCATCGATTGGAGCCCCGTCTCCGATTATTTTTCCCGGGACAGCAACGCCTCGTTCGAAGGCATCGCGGTGGGCGAGGGAAAACTTTACCTGGCCAACGAACGATCTCGCGCCCGCTCAACAATCATGCCGCCGACTTCAACTACACCGATTTGTGCTTCTTCGAACGCAGCCTTTGGGTGCTCTTCCGCGAGAGCCGGACGGTGTTGCGCGTGGACCCTTCAACGCGGCAAGTCCTCGCCCAATTTGATTTTGGCCACATTGAACTTCGGGCCGACTTCGCCTATCTCACGACCTTTCCCACCGGGACCATGGAAGGCCTGGCCGTCACCTCGACCGACATCTGGCTG